One window of Campylobacter sp. RM12651 genomic DNA carries:
- a CDS encoding M48 family metallopeptidase, with protein MLIISIISVIFVIETILKLLEINHIKTKTNKGFLSDEQFIEFKNIAIVEHKFSILNNFLALILNCVFILVLFNVLKVHFEPNSLLDNTILVLLYFIINSCILTCLDYYKTMVVDTKHGFNKKTPKMYFKDLLKSLILLVIIGGALVYILLFAIAKLGEFWWIGGFVILFIFSLLAMVIYPNFIVPLFNKLSPVEGELRDDIAKLLDECGFKSNGVFSMDASKNDTRLNAYFAGMFGAKKVVLYDTLINAMSKDELLAVLAHELGHFKHKDILKMLFISGLNLLITFAFFGYFSSFFENQFNLEGFVSSPLFAFIMVGSAISFILSPILNSISRKNEFSADKHGAIKTSKNDMISALKVLAIHNKALLDHNAIYEMIYKTHPSLSRRISVLNDSHI; from the coding sequence ATGTTGATAATTAGTATAATTAGTGTAATTTTTGTGATTGAAACAATACTTAAATTACTTGAAATAAATCATATTAAAACAAAAACAAATAAAGGTTTTTTAAGTGATGAGCAATTTATAGAATTTAAAAATATAGCCATAGTTGAGCATAAATTTTCAATACTAAATAATTTTTTAGCACTTATTTTAAATTGCGTATTTATATTGGTGTTATTTAATGTATTAAAGGTTCATTTTGAGCCTAATTCACTGCTTGATAATACTATTTTAGTTTTATTGTATTTTATTATAAATTCTTGCATTCTAACTTGCTTAGATTATTATAAAACTATGGTTGTTGATACCAAGCACGGCTTTAATAAAAAAACTCCTAAAATGTATTTTAAAGACCTTTTAAAATCATTAATCTTATTAGTAATTATAGGTGGAGCTTTAGTTTATATTTTGCTTTTTGCTATTGCTAAATTAGGCGAGTTTTGGTGGATAGGTGGCTTTGTTATTTTATTTATTTTTAGTCTTTTAGCTATGGTTATTTATCCTAATTTTATAGTTCCATTGTTTAATAAGTTAAGCCCTGTAGAAGGTGAATTAAGAGATGATATTGCAAAATTATTAGATGAATGTGGCTTTAAAAGTAATGGGGTATTTAGTATGGACGCTAGTAAAAACGATACTAGACTTAATGCTTATTTTGCGGGTATGTTTGGAGCAAAAAAAGTAGTTCTTTATGATACTTTAATCAATGCTATGAGTAAAGATGAATTACTTGCCGTATTAGCTCACGAATTAGGGCATTTTAAACATAAAGATATTTTAAAAATGCTTTTTATAAGTGGTTTAAATCTATTAATTACCTTTGCGTTTTTTGGATATTTTTCAAGTTTTTTTGAAAATCAATTTAATTTAGAAGGCTTTGTATCTAGCCCGTTGTTTGCTTTTATTATGGTAGGCTCGGCAATTTCGTTTATTTTAAGTCCTATTTTAAATTCTATTTCAAGAAAAAATGAATTTAGTGCAGATAAACACGGAGCAATAAAAACTAGCAAAAACGATATGATAAGTGCTTTAAAGGTATTAGCTATTCATAATAAAGCCTTGTTAGATCATAACGCTATTTATGAAATGATTTATAAAACTCATCCGAGTTTAAGTAGAAGAATAAGTGTATTAAATGATAGCCACATTTAA
- the murF gene encoding UDP-N-acetylmuramoyl-tripeptide--D-alanyl-D-alanine ligase: protein MIYIVSFAFSFLMLYYLALVLQLNNYKFKRVLFNFSKKRWHFYYLIAPFLLYVITCDINHFLALGVAIIYLLALIFLAKNIDKPLVFTARIKRLFLFNLLGAFVFTPIHFYCKLDPHTLDIIIFAFLLSYICEYFVNKSFYDKAYNKISNLKDCKVVLITASYGKTSIKHYLASITQNYFKIHYAKGSINTLLGLIKDINENLDTNTNLLIIEAGARKKGDIEEITKLVRPHYVTIGQIGTAHLEYFKNIENTKEVKKEALKSTRLELAITHSSVGESFSYDSALSEIKASLDGLSFTCNDEKYFANLLGSFNASNLCACIYLAKALGLNYEQISKEIANLKATEHRLQIISREPKFIIDDGFNGNYDGMSDSYRIIKDYNLGKKVLVSPGIIEASEELNKKLCEVINECFDLAIITSETNARIYDENLKIKKIILKDKAKLIETLANETKEKDLIIFSNDAPNFI, encoded by the coding sequence ATGATTTATATAGTTTCTTTTGCGTTTTCTTTTTTGATGCTTTATTATTTAGCTTTGGTATTGCAGTTAAATAATTATAAATTTAAAAGAGTTTTATTTAATTTTTCTAAAAAGCGTTGGCATTTTTATTATCTAATAGCACCATTTTTACTCTATGTAATTACTTGTGATATTAATCATTTTTTAGCCTTAGGAGTGGCTATAATTTATCTTTTAGCTTTAATTTTTTTAGCAAAAAATATTGATAAACCTTTAGTATTTACAGCTAGGATTAAGAGATTATTTTTATTTAATTTATTAGGTGCTTTTGTATTTACCCCAATTCATTTTTATTGCAAACTTGACCCACATACCTTAGATATTATAATTTTTGCATTTTTACTTTCGTATATTTGTGAGTATTTTGTAAATAAGAGTTTTTATGATAAAGCTTACAACAAAATAAGCAATTTAAAAGATTGTAAAGTAGTATTAATCACTGCAAGTTATGGTAAAACAAGTATCAAACATTACCTAGCTAGTATTACTCAAAACTATTTTAAAATTCATTATGCTAAAGGTAGTATTAACACTCTTTTAGGGCTTATTAAAGATATTAATGAAAACCTAGACACAAATACAAATTTATTAATAATAGAAGCAGGTGCTAGAAAAAAGGGCGATATAGAAGAAATCACAAAATTAGTCCGCCCACATTATGTAACAATAGGACAAATTGGCACAGCCCATTTAGAATATTTTAAAAATATAGAAAATACTAAAGAAGTTAAAAAAGAAGCCCTAAAAAGCACTAGATTAGAATTAGCAATTACTCATAGTAGTGTAGGTGAGAGCTTTAGCTATGATAGTGCTTTAAGTGAGATAAAAGCTAGTTTAGATGGGCTTAGTTTTACATGCAATGATGAAAAGTATTTTGCTAATTTATTAGGTAGTTTTAATGCTAGTAATTTATGTGCTTGTATTTACCTAGCTAAGGCTTTAGGTTTAAATTACGAGCAAATTAGCAAAGAAATAGCTAATTTAAAAGCTACAGAACATAGATTACAAATCATCTCTCGTGAGCCAAAATTTATAATTGATGATGGGTTTAATGGTAATTATGATGGTATGAGTGATAGCTATAGAATAATTAAAGATTATAATTTAGGCAAAAAAGTCTTAGTTAGTCCAGGGATAATTGAAGCAAGTGAAGAGTTAAACAAAAAACTATGCGAAGTAATTAATGAATGTTTTGATTTAGCAATTATTACAAGCGAGACTAATGCTAGAATATATGATGAGAATTTAAAAATTAAAAAAATCATTCTAAAAGATAAAGCAAAATTAATTGAAACTTTAGCTAATGAAACTAAAGAAAAGGATTTAATAATATTCTCAAATGACGCTCCTAATTTCATATAA
- a CDS encoding HemK/PrmC family methyltransferase, whose product MIATFNELKALSNEVIARQIIMEYFSYSMLEYSVARANVINPSDKIKLLSIANEYKNGTPLQYIFSKTYIKDLEFKCAKGVLIPRNDTEILIDLAINLINQNNIKNIFEIGFGSGIISIFLKLFTKANIKACDINKLALQLANENAKLHNVNCDFFISDFMKVNFKDYELIISNPPYISTEYNLDKSVLKEPKTALFGGKKGYEILFKIIDKCYLENVRFLMCEFGYDQKEILNDYLKEKNFKASFYKDLNGFDRVFIAERLDYEKN is encoded by the coding sequence ATGATAGCCACATTTAACGAATTAAAAGCCCTAAGCAATGAAGTAATTGCAAGACAGATTATAATGGAGTATTTTTCATATTCAATGCTTGAGTATTCAGTCGCAAGGGCAAATGTGATAAATCCAAGCGATAAAATTAAACTTTTAAGTATTGCAAACGAATACAAAAACGGCACTCCATTGCAATACATATTCTCAAAAACTTATATAAAAGATTTAGAATTTAAATGTGCTAAAGGAGTGTTAATTCCTAGAAATGATACTGAAATACTAATAGATTTAGCAATAAATCTAATAAATCAAAATAATATAAAAAATATTTTTGAAATAGGTTTTGGAAGTGGGATTATTAGTATATTTTTAAAATTATTTACAAAAGCAAATATAAAAGCCTGTGATATAAACAAATTAGCCTTACAACTAGCCAATGAAAATGCTAAATTGCATAATGTAAATTGTGATTTTTTTATTAGCGATTTTATGAAAGTTAATTTTAAAGACTATGAACTAATTATCTCAAATCCTCCATATATTAGCACCGAATATAATTTAGATAAATCAGTATTAAAAGAGCCTAAAACAGCGCTTTTTGGTGGTAAAAAAGGATATGAGATATTATTTAAAATAATTGATAAATGTTATTTAGAAAATGTGAGATTTTTAATGTGCGAATTTGGATATGATCAAAAAGAAATCCTAAATGATTATCTAAAAGAAAAGAATTTTAAGGCTAGTTTTTATAAAGATTTAAATGGTTTTGATAGAGTTTTTATAGCAGAAAGGTTAGATTATGAAAAAAATTAA
- the abc-f gene encoding ribosomal protection-like ABC-F family protein, with protein sequence MILIDCIDIDKAYGEKVILKNVNFSINDGEKIAIIGKNGQGKSTFLKIITKEIEPDNGRVLINSSINFSMLSQSINIDYNLSVDEYIKLELGDIFNALSEYNEINSKLSTNPNDKELLQKQQILFDLIESKDAWSIDSKINRALKEFELSSFINRNLASLSGGELRRLSLACMLLKSPDVLILDEPTNHLDVTMCKYLEDMLKASKKCVIFISHDRYFIDNIASKCVEIEDAKLREFEGGYSNYLQAKARLLESLNKSYETLVKQLKSEEEWLRRGVKARLKRNEGRKERIFKMREEAKKNPSILNRLRVELARASDIKSNPLIANKKKMLFELHDISLTLGEKLLFKPFNARILQGEKIAIVGKNGCGKSSFLQILLEKLRPSSGFIKKGEINIGYFDQKKSDLKDDETLIEYFCPNGGDTINVKGSNMHVYGYLKHFLFPKEQLTYKIGSLSGGEKSRVALAKLFTKDYEVLILDEPTNDLDIATINILEQYLMDFKGALIFVSHDRYFTDRLATKLFAFSNQSIEIETMKFSELLELNDELSELNSEIENDKEKPVKVERKKSVKLSYKQNKILEEHPVKIEEIEKEIRLLNEYLSDPTKYEKYGILALNERLENLNQELELLENEYYEVLELTERLENVDN encoded by the coding sequence TTGATTTTAATAGATTGTATTGATATTGATAAAGCTTACGGCGAAAAAGTTATTTTAAAAAATGTAAATTTTAGTATAAACGATGGCGAAAAAATCGCAATAATAGGTAAAAACGGGCAGGGCAAATCTACATTTTTAAAAATAATTACTAAAGAAATAGAACCTGATAATGGTAGGGTTTTGATTAATTCAAGTATAAATTTTTCTATGCTTTCTCAAAGCATTAATATAGATTATAATCTTAGCGTAGATGAATATATTAAATTAGAATTAGGCGATATTTTTAATGCTTTAAGCGAATATAATGAGATTAATTCTAAACTATCAACTAATCCAAATGATAAAGAATTATTACAAAAACAACAAATTTTATTTGATTTAATAGAGAGTAAGGACGCTTGGAGTATTGATAGCAAAATAAATAGAGCTTTAAAAGAATTTGAATTAAGTAGTTTTATAAATAGAAATCTAGCAAGTCTTAGTGGTGGGGAATTAAGAAGATTAAGCCTTGCTTGTATGCTGCTTAAATCTCCTGATGTTTTGATTTTAGATGAGCCTACGAACCACTTAGATGTAACTATGTGTAAATACCTTGAAGATATGTTAAAAGCTAGTAAAAAATGTGTTATTTTTATAAGTCACGATAGATATTTTATAGACAACATTGCAAGTAAATGCGTAGAAATAGAAGATGCAAAATTAAGAGAATTTGAAGGTGGGTATTCAAATTATTTACAAGCTAAGGCAAGATTACTAGAAAGCCTTAATAAAAGCTATGAAACCTTAGTAAAACAATTAAAAAGCGAAGAAGAATGGCTGCGTCGTGGGGTAAAAGCAAGGCTTAAGCGAAACGAAGGTAGAAAAGAGCGTATTTTTAAAATGCGTGAAGAGGCTAAAAAAAATCCTAGTATTTTGAATAGACTAAGAGTTGAGCTTGCCCGTGCAAGTGATATAAAATCAAATCCACTCATAGCAAATAAGAAAAAAATGCTTTTTGAATTACACGATATTAGCCTAACACTAGGCGAAAAATTATTATTTAAGCCATTTAATGCAAGGATTTTGCAAGGTGAAAAAATAGCAATTGTAGGCAAAAACGGCTGTGGAAAATCTAGCTTTTTACAAATTCTACTTGAAAAGCTTCGCCCTAGCAGTGGTTTTATAAAAAAAGGTGAGATAAATATAGGATATTTTGACCAGAAAAAAAGTGATTTAAAAGATGATGAAACTTTGATTGAGTATTTTTGTCCAAATGGCGGTGATACTATCAATGTGAAAGGCTCTAATATGCATGTATATGGATATTTAAAGCATTTTTTATTTCCTAAAGAACAACTTACTTATAAAATCGGCTCACTTAGTGGTGGCGAAAAAAGTAGGGTGGCTTTAGCAAAACTTTTTACAAAAGATTATGAAGTATTAATTTTAGATGAGCCTACTAATGATTTAGATATTGCTACGATTAATATTTTAGAGCAGTATTTAATGGATTTTAAAGGTGCTTTGATATTTGTAAGTCATGATAGATATTTTACGGATAGACTTGCTACTAAGCTTTTTGCCTTTTCAAATCAATCAATTGAAATTGAAACTATGAAATTTAGTGAGCTTTTAGAATTAAACGATGAATTAAGCGAGTTAAATAGTGAAATAGAAAATGATAAAGAAAAACCAGTAAAAGTTGAGCGTAAAAAAAGCGTAAAATTAAGCTATAAACAAAATAAAATCCTAGAAGAACACCCAGTTAAGATTGAAGAGATTGAAAAAGAAATTAGATTATTAAATGAATACTTAAGCGACCCTACAAAATATGAAAAATATGGGATATTAGCTTTAAATGAAAGGCTTGAGAATTTAAATCAGGAATTAGAGCTTTTAGAAAATGAGTATTACGAAGTTTTAGAACTTACAGAAAGGTTAGAAAATGTTGATAATTAG
- a CDS encoding DUF4149 domain-containing protein: protein MKKINDFLLAGIIFVELFIGIVVAPIIFYPSAIIGDGILSHFQSGLLMTQVFVKFNYLLLFVSFLNIIYESISNKLFSLKPILSLIILILALVFVFYYTANVLDMQALGVTDSKDFDDNHKQSEMIFKVMVILQLILFFTKKKEK from the coding sequence ATGAAAAAAATTAATGATTTTTTATTAGCTGGAATAATTTTTGTAGAATTATTCATAGGAATTGTTGTTGCTCCTATTATTTTTTATCCTAGTGCAATTATTGGAGATGGGATTTTAAGCCACTTTCAAAGCGGACTTTTGATGACACAAGTGTTTGTAAAATTTAATTATTTGTTACTTTTCGTAAGCTTTTTAAATATTATTTATGAAAGTATTTCAAATAAATTATTTAGTTTAAAGCCAATTTTAAGCCTAATAATTTTGATTTTAGCCTTAGTGTTTGTATTTTATTATACAGCTAATGTGCTTGATATGCAGGCTTTAGGCGTTACTGATAGTAAAGATTTTGATGATAATCATAAGCAAAGTGAAATGATTTTTAAAGTTATGGTTATTTTACAATTAATATTATTTTTTACTAAGAAAAAAGAAAAATAG
- a CDS encoding thioredoxin domain-containing protein has product MLKQIKKLALVLLVSSNLFALSEGVEYNVLENPIPNSDNSLTEIWSYQCSHCYLHHNHNTLGLIKEQLKDLDIRLMMVKTWGKFGQEMANLLAYAHYQDEKNKISLIDKNSLYDKISSVYFVEMFKNKSTWNNNPDEFYKSGLSILGISKKKLESFLQSPEGKYLLSSTDIANEIANTYGTPTFIVNGKYVINLAYAKSPQMLIDMINELSKK; this is encoded by the coding sequence ATGTTAAAACAAATTAAAAAGTTAGCTTTAGTGTTGCTTGTTAGTTCAAACTTATTTGCCTTAAGTGAAGGTGTAGAATACAATGTACTTGAAAATCCAATCCCAAATTCTGATAATTCTTTAACAGAAATATGGTCTTATCAATGTTCGCATTGTTATTTACACCACAATCACAATACTTTAGGACTAATAAAAGAGCAATTAAAAGATTTAGATATTAGATTAATGATGGTAAAAACTTGGGGAAAATTTGGTCAAGAAATGGCTAATTTACTTGCATACGCACATTATCAAGATGAAAAAAATAAAATTAGCTTGATTGATAAAAATAGCCTATATGATAAAATTAGTAGCGTTTATTTTGTTGAAATGTTTAAAAATAAATCAACTTGGAATAATAATCCTGATGAATTTTATAAATCTGGTCTAAGTATTCTTGGAATTTCAAAGAAAAAATTAGAAAGTTTCTTGCAAAGCCCTGAAGGAAAATATTTGTTAAGCTCAACTGATATTGCAAATGAAATTGCTAATACTTACGGAACTCCAACTTTTATTGTAAATGGAAAATATGTAATCAATTTAGCTTATGCAAAATCTCCACAAATGCTTATAGATATGATAAACGAACTATCTAAAAAATAA
- a CDS encoding class 1 fructose-bisphosphatase, protein MQEIIEAIKQSVLKIKQSFDNPEYGYTELSNASGDLQLKQDVLSDMIITNELSKIGSIKAIISEEKENPQFLYDDAKYIVAYDPLDGSSLFDVNFAVGSIFAIYENTAEPNSLKAAIYSIYGPRTQLVVCINEPKLYEYDGKEFKFLKDLKLNEKGKLNATGGTQKDWSKAHKAMIDKIFSDGYRLRYSGAMVSDLHQILIKGGGLFSYPNTSEATLNDGKLGKLRALFEVFPFAYIYEKAGGFSSDGIKGSKGYESLLNLKFSTIHASTPCYLGSISEKAYLDEYL, encoded by the coding sequence ATGCAAGAAATAATAGAAGCTATAAAACAAAGCGTTTTAAAGATTAAGCAAAGCTTTGATAACCCTGAATATGGCTATACAGAATTAAGCAATGCTAGTGGGGATTTACAATTAAAACAAGATGTATTAAGCGATATGATAATTACAAACGAGCTTAGTAAAATTGGCTCAATTAAAGCAATTATCAGTGAAGAAAAAGAAAATCCGCAATTTTTATACGATGATGCAAAATATATAGTTGCGTATGACCCACTTGATGGCTCTTCTTTATTTGATGTTAATTTTGCAGTAGGAAGTATATTTGCTATCTATGAAAATACTGCAGAGCCTAATAGTTTAAAAGCAGCTATTTATTCAATCTATGGCCCTAGAACTCAATTAGTAGTTTGTATAAATGAGCCAAAATTATATGAATACGATGGAAAAGAATTTAAATTCTTAAAAGATTTAAAACTAAATGAAAAAGGTAAATTAAACGCAACAGGCGGCACTCAAAAAGATTGGAGTAAAGCTCATAAAGCAATGATTGATAAAATATTTAGTGATGGATATCGCTTAAGATATAGCGGTGCTATGGTTAGTGATTTACATCAGATTTTAATAAAAGGTGGGGGATTGTTTTCATATCCAAATACAAGCGAAGCTACATTAAATGATGGTAAATTAGGAAAACTTAGGGCTTTATTTGAAGTATTTCCTTTCGCTTATATTTACGAAAAAGCTGGTGGATTTTCAAGTGATGGGATAAAAGGCTCTAAAGGATATGAGAGTTTGCTTAATTTAAAATTTAGCACAATTCACGCAAGCACACCTTGTTATCTTGGTTCAATCAGTGAAAAGGCATATTTAGATGAATATTTATGA
- the mobB gene encoding molybdopterin-guanine dinucleotide biosynthesis protein B, whose translation MKKAFAFTGPSNSGKTTLICKISEHLQKLGLKVAIIKHDPKDKAVFDTNGKDSFKFYQTGAEVAVLSPVKTTIFYHESLEIEQIIKQFSADIVLVEGLKSLPLPRLCVFCKEVDESYLEYSLALASYSNKDYGLKQFNLDDIASISEFVLNNAKEI comes from the coding sequence ATGAAAAAAGCATTCGCATTTACTGGCCCATCAAATTCGGGCAAAACTACACTAATTTGTAAAATTTCAGAGCATTTACAAAAGCTTGGCTTAAAGGTAGCAATAATTAAGCACGACCCAAAAGATAAAGCAGTATTTGATACGAATGGTAAAGATAGTTTTAAATTCTATCAAACGGGTGCTGAAGTTGCAGTTTTAAGTCCTGTAAAAACCACTATTTTTTATCACGAAAGCTTAGAAATAGAGCAAATAATTAAGCAATTTAGTGCTGATATTGTTTTAGTTGAAGGACTTAAAAGTTTGCCTTTACCAAGATTGTGTGTGTTTTGCAAAGAAGTTGATGAGAGTTATTTAGAATATTCTTTAGCATTAGCTAGTTATTCTAATAAAGATTATGGTTTAAAGCAATTTAATTTAGATGATATTGCTAGTATTAGTGAATTTGTTTTGAATAATGCTAAGGAGATTTAA
- the metG gene encoding methionine--tRNA ligase — MKTYITTPIYYVNDKAHIGHAYTTIIADTLARFARLKGDETFFLTGTDEHGQKIEESAIKNNESPKAYADKVSKSFKDLWAELEISNDYFIRTTDENHKNCVRKIFLKMYEKGDIYKDEYEGHYCVSCETFHTKTQLLDNDKCPDCKKPTRILKEESYFFRLSKYQDRLLKWYEDNPTCIMPASKKNEVIAFVKQGLRDLSVTRTSFSWGIKIPDELNDSKHIVYVWLDALSNYLSALGYLDNDEKMSFWPANIQLVGKDILKFHAIYWPCFLMSLDLELPKMIGAHGWWTVEGEKMSKSVGNVINPIDVKNEFGNEPLRYFLLSQMPFGNDGDFSKLAMVNKINAELVNELGNLLSRSISMAKKYFDLKVEFESGFSEELNKANEYFKASINAINELRMNEYISEIMKALSIANAMVSKYEPWTMMKNNESKQTQSLLAVIFNILKNASILLSPVMPKASTKIANALGVNIDTKTYNDMFNLQKEFNLNECEHLFSRVELKIESKEEVKKELKEPKIKIDDFAKIKMQVATVLECENVEGSEKLLKFQLDLGTEKRQVLSGIAKYYNAKDLVGKQIILLANLESRKVFKHLSEGMILSAKNSDESLVLLTPLTKCENGAVIG, encoded by the coding sequence ATGAAAACATATATTACAACTCCAATTTATTATGTAAATGACAAAGCTCATATAGGTCACGCATATACTACTATAATTGCTGATACGCTTGCTAGATTTGCTAGACTTAAAGGAGATGAGACTTTCTTTTTAACAGGCACTGATGAGCATGGTCAAAAAATAGAAGAAAGCGCTATCAAAAACAACGAAAGTCCAAAAGCTTATGCTGATAAAGTTAGCAAAAGTTTTAAAGATTTGTGGGCTGAACTTGAAATTAGTAATGATTATTTTATTAGAACAACTGATGAAAATCATAAAAATTGTGTTCGTAAGATTTTTTTAAAAATGTATGAAAAAGGCGATATTTATAAAGATGAATACGAAGGTCATTATTGTGTATCTTGCGAGACTTTTCATACAAAAACTCAATTACTTGATAATGATAAATGTCCTGATTGCAAAAAGCCTACTAGAATTTTAAAAGAAGAAAGCTATTTTTTTAGATTAAGCAAATACCAAGATAGATTATTAAAATGGTATGAAGATAATCCTACTTGCATTATGCCAGCTAGCAAAAAAAACGAAGTAATAGCATTCGTAAAACAAGGCTTAAGGGATTTATCGGTAACTAGAACTAGCTTTTCTTGGGGTATAAAAATACCTGACGAATTAAATGATAGTAAGCATATAGTTTATGTATGGCTTGATGCCTTGAGTAATTATTTGAGTGCTTTAGGGTATTTAGATAATGATGAAAAAATGTCTTTTTGGCCTGCAAATATTCAATTAGTTGGTAAAGATATTTTAAAATTCCACGCAATTTATTGGCCTTGTTTTTTAATGAGCCTTGATTTAGAGTTGCCTAAAATGATAGGAGCGCACGGCTGGTGGACGGTTGAAGGCGAAAAAATGAGTAAAAGTGTAGGAAATGTAATAAATCCTATTGATGTTAAAAATGAATTTGGCAATGAGCCTTTAAGATATTTTTTATTATCTCAAATGCCTTTTGGAAATGATGGAGATTTTAGCAAACTAGCAATGGTTAATAAAATAAATGCTGAATTAGTAAATGAATTAGGTAATTTATTAAGCAGAAGCATATCAATGGCTAAAAAATATTTTGATTTAAAAGTGGAATTTGAATCAGGATTTAGCGAAGAATTAAATAAAGCAAATGAATATTTTAAAGCAAGTATAAATGCTATAAATGAGCTTAGAATGAATGAATATATAAGCGAAATTATGAAAGCTTTAAGTATAGCAAATGCGATGGTTTCAAAATATGAGCCTTGGACTATGATGAAAAACAACGAAAGCAAACAAACTCAAAGCTTATTAGCAGTAATTTTTAACATTTTAAAAAATGCTAGTATTTTATTAAGTCCTGTTATGCCAAAAGCTAGTACAAAAATAGCTAATGCTTTAGGAGTAAATATTGATACTAAAACATATAACGATATGTTTAATTTACAAAAAGAATTTAATTTAAACGAATGCGAACATTTATTCTCAAGAGTTGAGCTTAAAATTGAAAGCAAAGAAGAAGTAAAAAAAGAATTAAAAGAGCCAAAAATCAAAATTGATGATTTTGCAAAAATCAAAATGCAAGTAGCAACCGTCTTAGAATGTGAAAATGTAGAAGGTAGTGAGAAATTATTAAAATTCCAACTTGATTTAGGAACTGAAAAAAGACAAGTTTTAAGCGGAATTGCTAAATATTATAATGCTAAAGATTTAGTTGGCAAACAAATTATTTTACTTGCTAATTTAGAGAGTAGAAAAGTATTTAAGCATTTAAGTGAAGGTATGATTTTAAGTGCTAAAAATTCAGATGAAAGCTTAGTTTTATTAACACCGCTTACTAAATGTGAAAATGGTGCTGTGATTGGATAA